A genomic segment from Aegilops tauschii subsp. strangulata cultivar AL8/78 chromosome 1, Aet v6.0, whole genome shotgun sequence encodes:
- the LOC109750858 gene encoding UPF0481 protein At3g47200: protein MEPAVWPPCDFHLADWSMEPAGAAWVADEFVWSTEMLGTCFQTYVPSSPSGGQLQQVQYAAATQKSPCEEEAHPQNKMEMEIRDPMQVFEKTAHEFEVDIDMFDRKMHRYPGLIRRLSDGNKNYTTPVTVAIGPYYHGKDHLKPAEKVKYVAAYHCIMESGHSVQEMYDAVVSVAGEARGLYDKDVMAGISDNDFEPMMFYDACFLVQFMLKLTGSNLNSYLSRYFKGNMNDIFRDILLLENQLPWRVVETVMWFRQVSLPKLVNSLKNGLQDRKVRGRKPLDWEEKYKPPHLLGLVRFYIVGRSKPKPNRQPLPRLESVSISVGAMELAESGIMLTANKTSDLVDMGIDTKGPFCAELSLAPLSLNDLRSVWLVNMAAFELSTTLEFQGRDAEDEASAVCSYLLLLAMFVDKEEDVHQLRTQSVLQGGGGLTNKEALSFFTSLQDLPLGSRYVRTMKEIENYRNKQRRKRTRCHAFFHKNWRIIATVFSAVAALITILSTLASLKKQ, encoded by the coding sequence ATGGAACCTGCTGTATGGCCACCCTGCGACTTTCATCTGGCCGATTGGTCCATGGAACCCGCGGGAGCTGCGTGGGTTGCTGACGAGTTTGTTTGGTCCACTGAAATGCTGGGCACCTGCTTCCAGACGTATGTTCCTAGCAGCCCTAGCGGAGGGCAGCTGCAGCAGGTTCAGTATGCGGCAGCCACACAGAAGTCACCTTGTGAGGAAGAAGCACATCCACAAAACAAGATGGAGATGGAGATCCGCGACCCGATGCAAGTGTTCGAGAAAACAGCACACGAGTTCGAGGTCGACATCGACATGTTCGACAGGAAGATGCATAGGTACCCCGGACTCATTCGACGTCTCAGCGACGGCAACAAAAACTACACCACTCCGGTGACGGTGGCCATCGGACCCTACTACCACGGCAAAGACCACCTCAAGCCGGCGGAGAAGGTGAAGTATGTGGCTGCCTACCACTGCATCATGGAGTCGGGCCACTCTGTCCAGGAGATGTACGACGCAGTCGTCTCAGTCGCAGGCGAGGCCCGGGGGCTCTATGACAAGGACGTGATGGCAGGTATCAGCGACAACGACTTCGAGCCTATGATGTTCTATGATGCCTGCTTCTTGGTGCAGTTCATGCTTAAACTTACAGGCTCCAACTTGAATTCGTATTTATCCCGCTATTTCAAGGGCAATATGAACGACATCTTCCGTGACATCCTCCTGCTTGAGAACCAGCTCCCCTGGCGGGTGGTCGAGACCGTCATGTGGTTCAGGCAGGTGTCGTTGCCGAAGCTCGTTAATTCGTTGAAAAACGGCCTGCAAGACCGCAAGGTCCGCGGGAGGAAGCCTTTGGACTGGGAAGAGAAGTACAAACCGCCACATCTCCTCGGTCTTGTCCGGTTCTACATTGTGGGAAGGAGCAAACCCAAACCGAACCGGCAGCCGCTACCCCGCCTCGAGTCGGTTTCGATTTCTGTAGGTGCCATGGAGCTTGCAGAAAGCGGCATCATGCTGACGGCCAACAAGACAAGTGACCTCGTAGACATGGGCATCGACACGAAAGGGCCCTTCTGCGCGGAGCTCTCTCTGGCGCCACTGTCCCTGAACGATTTACGCTCAGTCTGGCTAGTCAACATGGCAGCCTTCGAGCTGTCCACGACCCTAGAATTTCAAGGGCGTGATGCTGAAGATGAAGCGTCCGCTGTCTGCTCCTACCTCCTCCTCCTAGCCATGTTCGTGGACAAGGAGGAGGACGTGCACCAGCTGCGAACACAGAGTGTTCTGCAAGGAGGAGGAGGGCTTACCAACAAGGAGGCGCTCTCCTTCTTCACCAGCCTTCAGGACCTGCCTCTCGGGAGCCGCTATGTCCGCACCATGAAAGAGATTGAGAATTACAGGAACAAGCAGAGGCGGAAGCGGACACGGTGCCACGCCTTTTTTCACAAGAACTGGAGAATCATCGCCACGGTCTTCTCCGCCGTTGCTGCACTCATCACTATCTTGAGCACGCTTGCGTCTCTCAAGAAACAATAG